From Bacillus sp. Bos-x628, the proteins below share one genomic window:
- a CDS encoding iron-containing alcohol dehydrogenase has product MTLNMKIESMQKFHTFEIPTVIKHGIGAVKHVGEEVKAYGVSKVLLVTDPGIHQAGVVDPVIKSLKEAKINVVLFDKVEPNPPVRLVNEGSALYEKESCNGLVAVGGGSSMDTAKAIGVEVTHEGSVLDYEAAEGKKPLENRIPPLTTIPTTAGTGSEVTQWAVITDEEREFKFNTGGPLIAAHLTVIDPELHVSMPPHVTAMTGIDALAHAIECYTMKFAQPITDAVALMAIEYAAHYIRRAFADGEDLEARYGMAQAAMLAGLSYGSESAGAAHAMSQTLGGIIPVAHGQCVAAMMGPVMEYNWKGYPEKFARIAQAFGINTSSMSTEEAAKAAVNWMYDLVEDLEIPSLEEQGVSKDMIDRLSKEAMKDPQTVGNPRDLNEKAYNWIYARCFNLTPKTV; this is encoded by the coding sequence ATGACATTAAATATGAAAATTGAAAGCATGCAAAAGTTCCATACATTTGAAATCCCGACTGTCATCAAGCATGGCATTGGTGCGGTGAAACATGTTGGAGAAGAAGTGAAAGCATACGGCGTCTCAAAGGTATTACTTGTAACAGACCCTGGCATTCATCAGGCTGGTGTTGTAGATCCAGTCATTAAATCTTTAAAAGAAGCGAAAATTAATGTCGTGCTTTTTGACAAAGTAGAACCAAACCCGCCAGTAAGACTTGTGAATGAAGGCTCAGCTTTATATGAAAAAGAAAGCTGTAATGGCTTAGTTGCAGTAGGCGGTGGAAGCTCCATGGACACAGCGAAAGCCATCGGCGTTGAAGTGACACATGAAGGCTCAGTGCTTGATTACGAAGCAGCGGAGGGGAAAAAACCGCTAGAAAATAGAATCCCTCCTCTAACAACGATTCCGACAACTGCTGGTACTGGTTCAGAGGTCACGCAGTGGGCCGTGATCACAGATGAAGAAAGAGAATTCAAATTTAATACAGGCGGACCGCTGATTGCTGCCCACTTAACTGTAATTGATCCGGAGCTTCACGTATCGATGCCGCCTCATGTGACGGCAATGACTGGAATTGATGCACTTGCGCACGCAATCGAATGCTATACAATGAAGTTTGCTCAGCCCATTACGGATGCGGTGGCGCTCATGGCAATTGAATATGCTGCTCATTATATTCGTCGTGCCTTTGCGGATGGTGAGGATTTAGAAGCAAGATATGGAATGGCTCAAGCAGCGATGCTTGCAGGACTTTCTTATGGTAGTGAATCAGCTGGTGCAGCCCATGCGATGAGTCAAACACTCGGAGGCATTATTCCTGTAGCGCATGGTCAGTGTGTAGCAGCGATGATGGGACCAGTGATGGAATATAACTGGAAAGGATACCCGGAAAAATTCGCCCGAATTGCACAAGCGTTTGGGATTAATACGAGTAGCATGTCAACAGAAGAAGCGGCAAAAGCGGCAGTTAACTGGATGTATGATCTAGTAGAGGATTTAGAAATTCCTTCATTAGAAGAACAAGGTGTATCTAAAGATATGATTGACCGTTTATCAAAAGAAGCGATGAAAGATCCGCAAACAGTTGGAAATCCAAGAGATCTAAACGAAAAAGCGTATAACTGGATTTATGCACGCTGCTTTAACCTGACGCCT
- a CDS encoding peptidoglycan-binding protein, whose amino-acid sequence MALTYDKRNRENLAKLADNTKAAALKWYDYLVAENIDVLIYETIRTEAQQRQNVAKGASQTMRSYHLVGQALDFVPVKGKDTLWNGYGAPDIKKAVAKAKALGFEWGGDWKTFVDKPHLQFNYKGYGTDTFGKGAVKTGTATKPVKTSKPKAPAKKITVPTGVLRQGASGKAVTQLQNALAAVYFYPDKSAKNNGIDGIYGPKTTNAVKRFQSTQSGISSDGIYGPATRAKLVAALKKAGYSV is encoded by the coding sequence ATGGCACTAACTTATGATAAGAGAAACCGAGAAAACCTCGCAAAGTTGGCGGATAACACAAAAGCGGCAGCCCTTAAATGGTACGACTACCTTGTCGCGGAGAACATTGACGTTCTTATTTACGAAACTATTCGGACTGAAGCGCAGCAAAGACAGAACGTTGCGAAAGGGGCTTCGCAGACGATGCGTTCTTATCACCTCGTCGGGCAGGCGCTGGATTTCGTGCCGGTAAAAGGTAAAGATACGTTATGGAACGGTTACGGTGCGCCGGATATTAAAAAGGCGGTTGCCAAAGCGAAAGCACTCGGGTTTGAGTGGGGCGGTGACTGGAAGACTTTCGTAGATAAACCGCATCTACAGTTTAACTATAAAGGATACGGAACAGATACGTTCGGAAAAGGCGCGGTCAAAACGGGCACAGCGACTAAGCCGGTAAAGACGTCTAAACCAAAAGCACCGGCTAAAAAAATAACGGTGCCTACTGGCGTCCTCCGTCAAGGAGCGAGTGGTAAGGCGGTCACTCAATTACAAAACGCACTGGCTGCCGTTTATTTTTATCCGGACAAAAGCGCCAAGAATAACGGTATCGACGGCATCTACGGACCGAAAACGACTAACGCAGTCAAGCGGTTCCAGTCGACGCAGTCCGGTATTTCAAGCGATGGTATTTACGGACCAGCAACACGCGCCAAATTAGTGGCGGCATTAAAGAAAGCGGGGTATAGCGTATGA
- a CDS encoding helix-turn-helix transcriptional regulator yields MRLYIKLEEILNKRGIKKTKFAEEIGVRHNVISELCANQRSTFNREHIAKVAEGLGITDMNELLEVREEQ; encoded by the coding sequence ATGCGCCTGTACATCAAACTTGAGGAAATATTGAACAAGCGAGGAATAAAGAAGACAAAGTTTGCCGAAGAAATTGGCGTGCGGCATAATGTAATATCGGAACTCTGTGCCAATCAACGAAGTACTTTTAATCGGGAGCATATCGCAAAGGTTGCGGAGGGTTTGGGGATTACTGATATGAATGAATTACTCGAGGTCCGTGAGGAGCAGTAA
- a CDS encoding helix-turn-helix domain-containing protein: MHYLAEHQTFSSTQALNTAVYEHIKRNSYDLNDTARAALKQIARYAVKFAGAAHLKAETLADLIGKSVKTVRRILNKLVALGIVKKIATTRKINGGKGANIIVILPLTADDQSTVSSRAESENADVPTVQTPKIENEPSDSINLNQKHVKDTVAVPAEVLKNSLPTEIYNAMSRYFDAVDIYKYYGLLLRAKASVDPALMIEHDPEPFVDAWYKTILAAKLQRIRRFDDYVYILFQRAASEVKRRKMRAKMASFEAFIEAE; this comes from the coding sequence ATGCATTACTTAGCGGAACACCAAACGTTCTCGTCGACGCAAGCCCTAAATACGGCCGTCTACGAACACATCAAACGCAACTCATACGATTTAAACGATACGGCTCGCGCCGCCCTTAAACAAATCGCACGTTATGCGGTTAAGTTCGCAGGTGCGGCGCATCTAAAGGCGGAAACGTTAGCGGACCTAATCGGCAAGTCGGTCAAGACGGTTCGGCGAATACTTAATAAACTTGTGGCACTGGGCATCGTCAAAAAGATCGCAACAACACGGAAAATCAACGGGGGCAAGGGCGCCAATATTATCGTCATTTTACCGTTGACCGCCGATGACCAGTCGACAGTGTCCAGTCGAGCGGAGTCGGAAAATGCCGATGTACCAACGGTTCAGACGCCAAAAATCGAAAATGAACCATCGGATTCTATTAATCTTAATCAAAAGCACGTTAAAGATACGGTGGCTGTTCCGGCTGAAGTGCTAAAAAACTCGTTGCCAACGGAAATCTACAACGCAATGAGTCGCTACTTTGACGCAGTCGATATTTATAAATACTACGGATTGTTATTGCGTGCTAAGGCTTCCGTAGATCCTGCGCTAATGATCGAGCATGATCCGGAGCCATTCGTTGATGCGTGGTATAAGACGATTTTAGCGGCGAAATTACAGCGAATTAGACGTTTTGATGACTACGTGTATATCTTATTCCAGCGTGCGGCTAGCGAGGTAAAACGTCGTAAAATGCGTGCTAAAATGGCGTCGTTTGAGGCGTTTATTGAAGCGGAGTAG
- a CDS encoding phage holin: protein MRTNITAGTVTRFILLALALVNSGLTMFGVQTIPVDEAAVSDFIALLFLGATSLWAYWKNNDITKKARERKALDDVGKK, encoded by the coding sequence ATGAGAACGAATATAACTGCAGGAACGGTAACTCGATTTATTTTACTTGCGTTGGCACTCGTCAATAGCGGGCTGACGATGTTTGGCGTACAGACAATTCCGGTAGACGAAGCGGCGGTGTCCGACTTTATTGCGTTGCTGTTCCTCGGGGCAACTTCGCTATGGGCGTACTGGAAAAATAACGACATAACGAAGAAGGCGCGCGAAAGAAAGGCGCTTGATGATGTCGGTAAGAAGTAA
- a CDS encoding GbsR/MarR family transcriptional regulator: protein MKNQEKQQAEESILAAKDLVIDSIAETMDLYGITRSAGILYGTMYLNEEMTLDEMREELQMSKPSMSTGVKKLQDMNIVKKTFHRGRRKHSFVAEKDFFKFFMNFFPQKWEREVVVNLAAIEEAQKRLQDVVNHQQVDESIKEEAQRLLEQLENSKAYYDWLRRLAQSVHSGEIFQYIPINQQEK, encoded by the coding sequence ATGAAAAATCAGGAAAAGCAACAAGCAGAGGAAAGTATTTTAGCTGCTAAAGATCTAGTCATTGATTCCATCGCTGAAACCATGGATCTCTACGGCATTACAAGAAGTGCGGGCATATTATATGGGACCATGTATTTAAATGAGGAAATGACGCTTGATGAAATGCGCGAAGAGTTACAAATGAGTAAGCCAAGTATGAGTACAGGCGTTAAAAAGCTGCAAGATATGAATATCGTCAAAAAGACCTTCCATCGAGGAAGAAGAAAACATAGCTTTGTCGCTGAAAAGGATTTTTTTAAGTTTTTCATGAACTTCTTCCCTCAAAAATGGGAACGCGAAGTAGTGGTCAATCTAGCGGCAATAGAAGAGGCACAAAAACGCCTTCAAGATGTGGTGAATCATCAACAGGTTGATGAATCGATCAAAGAAGAGGCGCAACGGCTATTGGAACAGCTTGAAAACTCAAAAGCATATTATGACTGGCTCAGACGATTAGCTCAATCTGTTCATTCTGGAGAAATTTTTCAATATATCCCGATTAATCAGCAAGAAAAATAG
- the betB gene encoding betaine-aldehyde dehydrogenase, which yields MSQTLFIDGQWVAAKSGETRDIINPFNQEVIATVSEGSRSDAQLAIKAARKAFDQGDWANLPGLERGNIVFKIAEFIRRDLAELAKLESLDTGKTLEESKADMVDIANVFQYYAGLADKDGGEIIASPIPNSKSELVREPVGVCGQITPWNYPLLQASWKIAPALAAGNTIVLKPSELTPLTTIKIFKLMEEAGVPRGVANLVLGPGATVGDELAVNDQVDLISFTGGIETGKKIMQGASGNVKKIALELGGKNPNIVFRDADLDVAVDQAMNAVFFHAGQICSAGSRLLVEESIHDEFLEELVKRTKNIKLGNGFDEGTQSGPLISAEHREKVEKYVSIGLEEGATLETGGKRPEAEELQNGFFYLPTIFSGCMSDMRIVQEEIFGPVLTVESFRSEEEAVQLANDTIYGLAGAVWSADIGKAERVARQLRLGTVWINDFHPYFAQAPWGGYKQSGLGRELGRTGLEEYTELKHLYRNTKPEAVHWFK from the coding sequence ATGAGTCAAACACTTTTTATAGATGGACAATGGGTTGCCGCTAAAAGTGGCGAAACACGGGATATCATCAATCCTTTTAATCAAGAAGTGATTGCCACAGTCAGCGAAGGATCAAGAAGTGATGCGCAGCTTGCCATTAAAGCAGCGAGAAAAGCCTTTGATCAAGGTGATTGGGCAAATTTGCCGGGGCTCGAAAGAGGAAACATCGTATTCAAAATAGCCGAATTCATTAGACGTGACCTTGCTGAATTAGCAAAATTAGAATCACTTGATACAGGCAAAACATTAGAAGAAAGCAAAGCGGATATGGTCGATATTGCGAACGTGTTCCAATATTACGCAGGACTTGCTGACAAAGATGGCGGGGAAATCATTGCATCGCCAATTCCGAACTCAAAAAGTGAACTAGTCAGAGAGCCTGTTGGGGTATGCGGTCAAATTACACCTTGGAATTATCCATTACTACAGGCAAGCTGGAAAATCGCTCCTGCACTTGCGGCGGGAAATACGATTGTCTTAAAGCCGAGTGAACTTACACCATTAACGACTATCAAAATATTTAAATTAATGGAAGAGGCGGGTGTCCCAAGGGGTGTAGCAAACCTTGTACTTGGACCTGGTGCAACTGTTGGAGATGAGCTTGCTGTAAACGATCAAGTGGACTTGATCTCCTTTACAGGTGGTATTGAAACAGGTAAGAAAATCATGCAAGGAGCAAGCGGGAATGTGAAAAAAATTGCCCTTGAGCTCGGCGGGAAAAATCCGAATATTGTGTTTCGAGATGCTGATTTAGACGTAGCGGTTGACCAGGCAATGAATGCTGTGTTTTTCCATGCGGGGCAGATTTGTTCAGCGGGTTCACGATTATTAGTGGAAGAGTCCATTCATGATGAATTTTTAGAAGAACTGGTGAAGCGGACGAAAAACATCAAGCTAGGCAACGGCTTTGATGAAGGAACGCAGAGCGGGCCGCTTATCTCAGCTGAGCATCGAGAAAAAGTAGAAAAATACGTCAGCATCGGTCTAGAAGAAGGCGCAACATTAGAAACAGGCGGAAAACGTCCTGAAGCAGAGGAGCTTCAAAATGGTTTCTTCTACTTGCCAACCATTTTCTCTGGCTGCATGTCAGATATGCGGATTGTACAAGAAGAGATCTTTGGACCAGTGCTAACTGTGGAATCCTTCCGTTCAGAAGAAGAAGCTGTCCAACTGGCAAATGATACGATATATGGTTTAGCAGGGGCTGTTTGGTCTGCAGATATTGGGAAAGCAGAAAGAGTGGCTCGCCAATTAAGATTAGGAACTGTATGGATCAATGACTTCCATCCATATTTTGCTCAAGCACCTTGGGGAGGTTACAAACAATCTGGCCTTGGGCGCGAGTTAGGACGAACGGGACTTGAAGAGTATACAGAATTGAAGCATTTATATAGAAATACAAAACCTGAAGCAGTTCATTGGTTTAAATAA
- a CDS encoding tyrosine-type recombinase/integrase: MHSERRKGKRVKAERAITKTTRGKTYSISVICEKICEAKRAENRAPETIDRYRRACRYLLEYARMIGLDDDVRDIDVDFARGFVAYLLHERVKFDGHKFKKDEHKTPGMSPKSVNDYIKTLRTLFRFAQREGSVLLNPFDDTKLVNDPEEMVNILSPEELRKLLSAPDQRTFVGFRDYVIMTFLIDSMARIGEILSLTKENVDYASDTVYFSAWDVKTRQGRFVPLARKTMNLIKELIVENEDFNSSFVFLSNYGEQLQPNHFRKQLNRYAEQVGIAKHVHPHLFRHTGATMYLENGGDIRHLQAMLGHRDMRMVKRYTHLSKSSLKEQHSKHSPLVQITEKLNKERKTFRKR, translated from the coding sequence ATGCATTCAGAACGACGGAAAGGTAAGCGCGTTAAGGCGGAGAGGGCGATAACTAAAACAACGCGCGGAAAAACGTATTCAATCTCGGTTATCTGCGAAAAAATATGCGAGGCCAAGCGCGCGGAAAATAGAGCACCGGAAACTATCGACCGGTATCGCAGAGCTTGTCGTTACTTATTAGAATACGCACGGATGATCGGACTGGACGATGACGTTCGAGATATTGACGTTGACTTTGCACGCGGCTTTGTTGCGTATTTGCTACACGAACGGGTTAAATTCGACGGCCATAAGTTCAAAAAAGACGAACACAAAACGCCCGGCATGTCGCCGAAGTCCGTAAACGATTATATAAAAACACTACGGACACTCTTTCGGTTTGCTCAACGCGAAGGGTCGGTACTGTTAAATCCGTTTGACGACACGAAATTAGTCAATGATCCGGAAGAAATGGTAAATATACTATCGCCGGAAGAACTACGGAAACTTTTAAGCGCTCCTGATCAACGAACATTCGTCGGATTCCGCGACTATGTGATAATGACGTTCCTCATCGATTCAATGGCTCGAATCGGAGAAATTTTATCGTTAACGAAAGAAAACGTAGATTATGCGTCAGACACCGTTTATTTCAGCGCTTGGGACGTTAAGACCCGCCAAGGTAGATTCGTCCCTCTCGCAAGAAAAACGATGAATTTAATAAAAGAACTTATAGTAGAAAACGAAGATTTCAATAGTTCATTCGTATTTCTAAGTAACTACGGAGAACAATTACAGCCGAATCATTTTCGGAAACAGTTAAATAGATACGCAGAACAAGTCGGTATTGCTAAGCATGTACATCCGCATTTATTCCGACATACTGGCGCGACGATGTATTTAGAAAACGGCGGCGATATACGTCATTTACAGGCGATGCTTGGTCATCGAGACATGCGTATGGTTAAACGGTATACTCACTTATCTAAAAGCTCTCTTAAAGAACAACATTCGAAGCATTCTCCGCTTGTTCAAATCACGGAAAAGTTAAATAAGGAACGTAAGACATTTCGGAAACGATAG